The following proteins come from a genomic window of Nitrospira sp.:
- a CDS encoding 16S rRNA (uracil(1498)-N(3))-methyltransferase has translation MPVLFVSPECIDQQTIVITGDVLVHLRDSLRITIGETLWLNSGQGAKFHVEITDVSKRAVAARILETIQEPPRQTPCLILGQSLLKGEKMDWVIQKATELGVSEIVPIESQHSVVQLKADRVDHQLARWQRIALEAAQQSEQWRIPTIAKPQSLSVLLTSVATGMLTLMLVERRDGKSLQTVNLPQDATGSILILIGPEGGWSKEEVVEIAAQAGVQPITLGQHILRAETAAIASISILQSRLAERG, from the coding sequence ATGCCTGTGTTGTTTGTTTCCCCTGAGTGCATCGATCAGCAGACCATCGTGATCACGGGCGATGTGCTCGTGCATCTCCGAGACAGTTTGCGCATCACAATTGGCGAGACTCTGTGGCTCAACAGTGGACAGGGCGCCAAGTTTCACGTTGAAATCACTGATGTGTCCAAACGAGCGGTCGCTGCACGTATTCTCGAAACGATCCAGGAACCACCGCGCCAGACACCTTGTCTGATCCTCGGGCAATCACTGCTCAAGGGGGAGAAGATGGACTGGGTAATTCAGAAGGCGACGGAACTTGGCGTGAGCGAGATCGTGCCGATTGAAAGCCAGCACAGTGTGGTACAACTGAAAGCCGATCGCGTGGATCACCAGCTCGCCCGTTGGCAACGAATCGCCTTAGAAGCCGCCCAGCAATCCGAACAGTGGCGTATCCCCACCATTGCTAAGCCACAATCTCTCTCAGTCCTTCTGACCAGCGTGGCGACCGGCATGCTCACACTCATGCTTGTTGAGCGGCGGGACGGGAAGAGTTTGCAAACGGTCAATCTACCGCAAGATGCGACCGGCTCCATACTGATCTTGATCGGACCGGAGGGTGGCTGGAGCAAAGAAGAGGTGGTGGAGATCGCTGCTCAAGCGGGAGTTCAACCTATTACCCTTGGTCAGCATATTCTCCGAGCAGAAACAGCCGCCATCGCTAGCATCAGTATTCTTCAATCGCGCCTCGCGGAACGAGGGTAA
- a CDS encoding TerC family protein yields the protein MFDWVTQSEMWIALGTLTALEIVLGIDNIIFISVLVSRLPQHQRNLARRVGLGLAMIARLGLLFSISLVMELTAPLFTILSQAISGRDLILIIGGLFLLAKATHEIHESVEGEDEQAASSVPANFGMMLLQITVLDLVFSLDSVITAVGLVDDVSVMATAIIIAVLVMLFAARSIGEFVDAHPTIKILALSFLILVGVTLMVEGFDVHVPKGYIYFAMAFSVAVEMINLRIRARTNPPRKLHNRYASGKTEGPAQDH from the coding sequence ATGTTCGATTGGGTGACTCAATCAGAGATGTGGATCGCGCTGGGCACGCTGACGGCTCTCGAAATTGTCCTCGGGATCGACAATATCATCTTTATCTCCGTCCTCGTGAGCCGGCTCCCTCAGCACCAGCGAAACCTAGCACGCCGTGTTGGGCTAGGCCTGGCGATGATCGCACGACTGGGATTGTTATTCTCGATTTCGCTTGTGATGGAGCTGACGGCTCCCTTATTCACGATACTGAGTCAAGCAATCTCGGGGCGAGATCTGATTCTCATCATTGGTGGACTCTTTCTCCTCGCCAAAGCCACCCACGAAATTCACGAAAGCGTAGAGGGCGAGGATGAGCAAGCAGCCTCGTCGGTTCCAGCCAATTTCGGAATGATGTTATTGCAAATCACTGTGCTCGATCTCGTCTTCTCGTTAGATTCTGTCATCACGGCCGTCGGTCTCGTGGATGACGTCTCCGTCATGGCGACGGCGATTATCATAGCCGTGCTTGTCATGTTGTTTGCAGCCCGTTCAATCGGTGAATTCGTCGATGCCCATCCAACGATCAAGATACTCGCGCTATCTTTCTTGATCCTTGTCGGAGTGACTCTGATGGTGGAAGGGTTCGATGTCCACGTTCCGAAGGGGTATATTTACTTCGCGATGGCCTTCTCAGTTGCCGTCGAGATGATCAACCTGCGAATCCGCGCGCGCACTAACCCACCCCGTAAACTGCACAACCGTTACGCGAGCGGCAAGACAGAAGGTCCAGCCCAAGACCACTGA
- a CDS encoding MFS transporter: protein MPAESGISITTNIPQRMDRLPWARWHWRIVGALGITWLLDGLEVSIVASLGPMLTHPDTLHLTQSEVGLTASAYLAGSVVGALVFSYLTDQQGRKKWFMITLALYLAATVLTAFSWDLMSFMFFRFLTGAGIGGEYAAINSAIDELIPARSRGHTDLAINGTWWLGSAAGALLTLLLLNPAIFPESIGWRLCFVFGAVLGVAIIIVRRVIPESPRWLMTHGRVPDAEAIVSQIEREVEQDQGTSLTEPHGTITIHPRPHATIVTVARELFQSYPRRTVLGIGLMVTQSFMYNAVSFTYPLLLTTYYAVPSATIGLYILPFALGNFLGPLLLGRLFDTVGRKPMISLTYGLAGLLLCLAGYLFWIGALTLTQHMMLWSLIFFFASAGASAAYLTVSEIFPMEIRAMAIAFFFIVAQGAGVAAPWLYGRLIETSITSVFYGYLLGGGMMLLGAAIELWLGINAEGQSLEQLAAPLSSRPSPRHPAQSA from the coding sequence ATGCCTGCCGAGTCCGGCATCTCGATCACCACCAATATTCCACAACGCATGGATCGGTTGCCCTGGGCCCGCTGGCACTGGCGGATCGTCGGGGCGCTGGGAATCACCTGGTTGCTCGATGGGCTTGAAGTCTCCATCGTGGCCTCACTCGGCCCGATGCTCACTCACCCAGACACCTTACACCTCACTCAATCAGAAGTCGGACTGACGGCGTCCGCGTATTTAGCCGGGTCGGTTGTCGGCGCGCTCGTCTTTTCCTACCTCACCGACCAGCAGGGACGAAAGAAATGGTTCATGATCACCTTAGCACTGTATCTTGCGGCGACGGTGCTGACAGCATTTTCGTGGGACCTGATGAGCTTCATGTTCTTCCGGTTCTTGACCGGGGCCGGTATCGGAGGCGAATACGCCGCTATTAACTCTGCCATCGATGAATTAATTCCCGCTCGAAGCCGTGGGCATACCGATCTCGCCATCAACGGAACCTGGTGGCTTGGGTCGGCGGCTGGCGCTCTGTTGACGTTGCTGTTACTGAATCCGGCCATCTTTCCTGAATCTATCGGCTGGCGGCTGTGCTTTGTGTTCGGTGCCGTGCTGGGAGTGGCGATCATCATCGTTCGGCGTGTGATTCCCGAAAGCCCACGTTGGCTCATGACCCATGGCCGGGTTCCTGATGCGGAAGCCATTGTGTCGCAGATTGAACGAGAGGTGGAGCAGGACCAAGGAACGTCGCTGACGGAGCCCCATGGGACGATCACGATACATCCTCGACCACACGCGACAATCGTGACTGTTGCCCGAGAACTCTTCCAATCATATCCACGGCGGACGGTGTTGGGCATCGGACTCATGGTCACACAATCGTTCATGTATAACGCAGTGTCGTTCACCTATCCCTTGCTGCTGACGACATACTATGCCGTACCAAGTGCCACCATCGGTCTCTATATTCTTCCGTTTGCACTGGGTAACTTCTTAGGACCACTCCTCTTAGGGCGATTATTTGACACGGTCGGCCGCAAACCCATGATCAGCCTCACCTACGGCCTAGCTGGTCTCCTCTTGTGCCTTGCGGGCTATCTGTTTTGGATAGGTGCCTTGACGCTCACTCAGCATATGATGCTTTGGTCGCTGATCTTCTTTTTTGCATCGGCCGGGGCCAGTGCCGCTTATTTGACGGTGAGCGAAATATTTCCGATGGAGATCCGTGCCATGGCCATCGCATTTTTCTTCATCGTGGCACAAGGAGCTGGCGTGGCAGCACCCTGGCTCTATGGGAGGCTCATCGAAACGTCGATCACCAGTGTCTTCTACGGCTATCTCTTGGGCGGAGGCATGATGCTGCTCGGAGCGGCAATTGAGTTATGGTTGGGAATCAATGCGGAAGGGCAGTCGCTCGAACAATTGGCAGCACCTCTATCATCACGACCTTCTCCTAGACACCCAGCTCAGTCTGCCTGA
- the zwf gene encoding glucose-6-phosphate dehydrogenase yields MKERSVEPHLFIILGATGDLTRRKLLPALFHLRTYGELEKQNTLIVGAALPELSQEAFRLWAYEGLGSSGSRHTSDLRQWCDDHVYYQPLREGKLADYEALAKYIAQFEVARNLPQNRIFYLALPPTIVPETLELLDQAGLLKSHGWVRVVFEKPFGHDFHSARALNTRLHRYLEESQIYRIDHYLGKETVQNLLAFRFANPIFESLWNRNTVESVEITVAEDLGVEHRGAYYQGAGALRDMVQNHLTQLLTVVGMEVPTSFEASEIQAEKLKVLRSISPIRPQDVIFGQYAAWDIAGQRIPGYLEERGVPPDSKTETYVALKLEIHNWRWRGVPFYLRTGRRLPRKITQVAVTFRSAPIQVFRSLEPGSLNPNKLLIMLQPSEGFSLCFSVKSPGRPFTFSDRALRFDYGQAFGGELPEAYETLLRDVMIGDQTLFVTADFTETAWRLYDPLLLSPRPVHIYTAGSWGPQEADTLVEQNGLSWQLGW; encoded by the coding sequence ATGAAAGAACGAAGCGTTGAGCCGCATCTCTTTATTATTCTCGGAGCGACCGGTGATCTGACCCGGCGCAAACTCCTGCCCGCACTCTTTCACTTGCGCACCTACGGCGAGCTGGAGAAGCAGAACACGCTCATTGTCGGCGCTGCGTTGCCGGAGCTCAGTCAAGAAGCCTTCCGGTTATGGGCGTACGAGGGCCTGGGAAGTTCTGGGTCGCGTCATACGAGCGACCTCCGTCAATGGTGTGACGATCATGTGTATTATCAACCTCTACGCGAAGGCAAGTTGGCGGACTACGAAGCGCTCGCCAAATATATCGCTCAGTTTGAAGTGGCGAGGAATCTGCCTCAAAACCGAATTTTCTATCTGGCGCTTCCGCCGACGATTGTCCCTGAAACCCTGGAGCTGCTCGATCAAGCTGGATTGCTCAAGAGCCATGGGTGGGTGCGAGTGGTCTTTGAAAAGCCGTTCGGTCATGACTTTCACTCGGCGCGCGCGCTCAATACCCGCTTACATCGCTATCTTGAGGAGTCTCAGATCTATCGCATCGATCATTATCTGGGCAAAGAGACTGTACAAAACCTGTTGGCCTTTCGCTTTGCAAACCCCATTTTTGAATCGCTCTGGAATCGCAATACGGTCGAGAGCGTCGAAATCACGGTTGCGGAAGACCTCGGTGTCGAACACCGAGGGGCCTATTACCAGGGGGCCGGCGCCTTACGCGACATGGTCCAGAACCACTTGACGCAATTGCTGACCGTCGTCGGCATGGAAGTGCCGACTTCCTTCGAAGCGTCCGAGATTCAAGCGGAAAAACTAAAAGTATTGCGTTCGATTTCACCCATTCGCCCTCAGGACGTGATCTTCGGCCAATATGCCGCATGGGACATCGCCGGCCAGCGAATTCCCGGCTATCTGGAAGAACGAGGTGTACCGCCAGACTCCAAGACTGAAACCTACGTGGCGTTGAAGTTGGAGATTCACAACTGGCGCTGGAGAGGCGTGCCGTTTTACCTGAGAACCGGGAGACGGCTTCCGCGCAAGATTACCCAGGTGGCCGTTACTTTCCGCTCGGCACCCATTCAAGTCTTTCGATCATTAGAACCAGGCAGCCTCAATCCCAACAAGTTGCTGATCATGCTGCAGCCGAGTGAAGGATTTTCTCTCTGCTTCTCCGTAAAATCACCCGGGCGGCCCTTCACATTTTCCGATCGCGCATTGAGGTTCGACTATGGCCAAGCCTTCGGCGGCGAACTGCCGGAAGCCTATGAAACACTGTTGCGCGACGTCATGATCGGCGATCAAACGTTGTTCGTGACCGCAGACTTTACGGAAACCGCTTGGCGACTCTACGACCCGCTCTTGCTCAGCCCCCGACCGGTGCATATCTACACAGCTGGATCGTGGGGTCCACAGGAAGCCGACACGCTTGTGGAACAGAACGGTCTGAGCTGGCAATTGGGATGGTAG